A genomic region of Sphingobium sp. HWE2-09 contains the following coding sequences:
- the lspA gene encoding signal peptidase II — MSVKPGINHRPLGLTVAIVTLALDQLIKYSVTYPLALKSRADGIDILPIFRLRWLENRGVSMGFFHADTDVARWALVGMTMLIAGFVAVWMWREKARQDVTALGLVLGGAIGNIVDRMRLGYVVDYADLHFGEWRPFLIFNLADAAITIGVLILLARALLLRDKGANTETLK; from the coding sequence ATGAGCGTCAAGCCAGGTATCAATCACCGCCCGCTGGGCTTGACCGTCGCGATCGTGACGTTGGCGCTCGACCAACTGATCAAATATAGCGTGACCTATCCGCTGGCGCTCAAAAGCCGGGCGGACGGGATCGATATCCTGCCGATCTTCCGCCTGCGCTGGCTGGAGAATAGGGGCGTGTCTATGGGCTTCTTCCATGCCGACACCGATGTTGCCCGCTGGGCGCTGGTGGGGATGACGATGCTGATCGCCGGGTTCGTCGCGGTGTGGATGTGGCGTGAAAAGGCGCGACAGGATGTGACCGCGCTGGGCCTGGTGCTGGGCGGGGCGATCGGCAATATCGTGGATCGGATGCGGCTGGGCTATGTGGTCGATTATGCCGACCTGCATTTCGGTGAATGGCGGCCTTTCCTGATTTTCAACCTGGCGGATGCCGCGATCACCATCGGCGTGCTGATCCTGCTTGCGCGGGCGTTGCTGCTGCGCGACAAGGGCGCAAATACGGAGACTTTGAAGTAA
- the dxs gene encoding 1-deoxy-D-xylulose-5-phosphate synthase: MNDRPQTPLLDQVVWPSDLRALKPEDLRQVADELRQEVISAVGVTGGHLGSGLGVVELTTAIHYVFDTPNDKLVWDVGHQCYPHKILTGRRDRIRTLRMGGGLSGFTKRSESEFDPFGAAHSSTSISAALGFAVANKMQDRPGKGIAVIGDGAMSAGMAYEAMNNARAAGNRLVVILNDNDMSIAPPVGGLSAYLARLVSSREFLGLRDLAKRLARKLPRPLHNAARKTDEFARGMAMGGTLFEELGFYYVGPVDGHNLDQLIPVLENVRDAAEGPCLVHVVTQKGKGYAPAEAAADKYHGVQKFDIVTGAQAKAPPGPPSYTNVFAQALIAEAQRDPTVCAITAAMPSGTGLDKFQQVFPDRIFDVGIAEQHAVTFAAGLAAEGMRPFCAIYSTFLQRAYDQVVHDVAIQNLPVRFAIDRAGLVGADGSTHAGSFDVTYLATLPNMVVMAAADEAELVHMVHTAAVHDNGPIALRYPRGNGTGVAMPAIPERLDIGKGRIVREGRQVAILSLGTRLEEALKAAEALEAKGLSTTVADLRFAKPLDEALIRKLLTTHEVAVTIEEGAIGGLGAHVLTLASDLGLIDNGLKLRTMRLPDIFQDQDKPEKQYADARLDADAIVDTVLTALRHNSVGAEARA, encoded by the coding sequence ATGAATGATCGTCCGCAAACCCCGCTCCTCGACCAGGTCGTCTGGCCTTCGGACTTGCGCGCGCTCAAGCCTGAAGATCTGCGCCAGGTCGCCGACGAACTGCGGCAGGAAGTCATTTCCGCCGTCGGCGTGACCGGCGGCCATCTGGGATCGGGCCTGGGCGTGGTCGAACTGACCACCGCGATCCATTATGTGTTCGATACGCCCAACGATAAATTGGTCTGGGACGTCGGCCATCAATGCTATCCGCACAAGATATTGACTGGTCGCCGCGACCGTATCCGCACCCTGCGCATGGGCGGCGGCCTGTCCGGCTTCACCAAGCGCAGCGAATCCGAATTCGACCCCTTCGGCGCAGCACATAGCTCCACTTCGATCAGCGCCGCCCTGGGCTTCGCGGTCGCCAACAAGATGCAGGATCGCCCCGGCAAGGGCATCGCGGTGATCGGCGATGGCGCGATGTCGGCGGGCATGGCCTATGAGGCAATGAACAACGCCCGCGCGGCGGGCAATCGCCTGGTCGTGATCCTGAACGACAATGACATGTCGATCGCCCCGCCGGTCGGTGGCCTGTCCGCCTATCTCGCCCGCCTGGTATCGAGCCGCGAGTTTCTGGGCCTGCGCGACCTTGCCAAGCGGCTCGCTCGCAAACTGCCCCGCCCGCTCCACAATGCCGCGCGCAAGACGGACGAGTTCGCACGCGGCATGGCGATGGGTGGCACGTTGTTCGAAGAATTGGGCTTCTACTATGTCGGCCCGGTCGACGGCCATAATCTGGACCAGTTGATCCCGGTGCTGGAAAATGTGCGCGACGCCGCCGAAGGTCCGTGCCTGGTCCATGTCGTCACACAAAAAGGCAAGGGATACGCCCCGGCCGAAGCGGCCGCCGATAAATATCATGGCGTCCAGAAATTCGACATCGTCACCGGCGCACAGGCCAAGGCGCCCCCCGGCCCACCAAGCTACACCAATGTATTCGCCCAGGCGCTGATCGCCGAAGCGCAGCGCGACCCGACCGTCTGCGCCATCACCGCGGCCATGCCGTCCGGCACCGGGCTGGACAAATTCCAGCAGGTCTTTCCCGACCGCATCTTCGACGTGGGCATCGCCGAACAACATGCCGTCACCTTCGCCGCGGGCCTCGCCGCCGAAGGCATGCGTCCCTTCTGCGCCATCTACTCGACCTTCCTGCAACGCGCCTATGATCAGGTCGTGCATGACGTGGCGATCCAGAATCTGCCGGTCCGCTTCGCCATCGATCGCGCTGGCCTGGTCGGGGCGGATGGATCGACCCATGCAGGCAGTTTCGACGTCACCTATCTCGCCACCTTGCCCAACATGGTGGTGATGGCGGCAGCCGATGAGGCCGAACTGGTCCATATGGTCCACACCGCCGCCGTGCATGACAATGGCCCGATCGCGCTGCGTTACCCACGTGGCAACGGCACCGGCGTCGCTATGCCTGCGATCCCCGAACGGCTGGACATCGGCAAGGGCCGCATCGTGCGCGAAGGGCGGCAGGTCGCCATTCTCTCGCTCGGCACGCGGCTGGAGGAAGCGCTCAAGGCCGCCGAAGCGCTGGAGGCCAAGGGGCTGTCCACCACCGTCGCCGACCTGCGCTTCGCCAAACCGCTTGACGAGGCGCTGATCCGCAAGCTGCTGACCACCCATGAAGTCGCCGTCACGATCGAGGAAGGCGCGATCGGCGGACTGGGCGCGCACGTCCTGACCCTCGCCAGCGACCTCGGCCTCATCGACAATGGCCTGAAACTGCGCACCATGCGCCTGCCCGACATCTTCCAGGATCAGGACAAGCCGGAAAAACAATATGCCGACGCCCGTCTGGATGCCGACGCGATCGTCGATACGGTCTTGACCGCGCTGCGCCACAATAGCGTGGGCGCTGAAGCCCGGGCCTGA
- a CDS encoding Fur family transcriptional regulator, whose product MADHDHHHHQEPTGVKLADAARTTLEAQNEQWTPMRAAIFDALAAEERPASAYDIADTVSKARGKRVAPNSVYRILDLFVTNNIAMRVESANAYIANAHPGCHHDCIFLVCRTCKQATHVDDDKVTNDVRAVAVQEGFHPERPVIEILGTCAKCAA is encoded by the coding sequence ATGGCCGACCATGACCACCATCATCATCAGGAGCCGACCGGCGTAAAGCTGGCCGACGCCGCACGCACCACGCTGGAGGCGCAGAACGAACAATGGACGCCGATGCGCGCCGCCATTTTCGATGCGCTGGCGGCCGAAGAACGCCCCGCCTCCGCCTATGACATCGCCGATACCGTGTCGAAGGCGCGCGGCAAGCGGGTCGCGCCCAACAGCGTCTATCGCATCCTCGACCTGTTCGTGACGAACAACATCGCCATGCGGGTCGAAAGCGCCAACGCTTATATCGCCAATGCCCATCCCGGCTGCCACCATGACTGCATCTTTCTGGTATGCCGCACCTGCAAGCAGGCCACCCATGTCGATGACGACAAGGTGACGAACGACGTGCGCGCCGTCGCGGTGCAGGAAGGATTTCATCCCGAACGGCCGGTGATCGAAATTTTGGGCACCTGCGCGAAATGCGCCGCCTGA
- a CDS encoding DUF4403 family protein produces MRGRTQASESVRRSIRHWPLITLSLLCAACHQKPADTAPPRASDPVPTPRERSVIAVPIDADAAALRAAIDQAIPRTLWTINQHSPRCIAPQKVRIFGETVKVTPPIGCTIVGIVTRGAVTLRGEGKDIIATLPIHAQIAARDVGGVLKGETATGSAMVQARIAIDVASDWQPHGTVRLHYDWTDPPGIDFLGQRIRFTEKADEKLQPIVRRLERDLPRELAKMNLRGEAERLWRQAFVTLNVNQRNPPVWMRITPAKIFYNGYSMRGQTLRLDLGMEATTETFVGDRPADPSPSPLPPLDRSQPGSRLSFFIPVTAQYRELQPVIQRALTKRSTRPFDLPGIGPVMVRFDRVSCYGATGGRVAVGINVVAKPPVGGIGETHGRIWLAARPTNAPNSATVAFTDPEITGSTDGIGGDMLLAIGQSPGFSELIASALTQNFAKDIDKLKGKIGNAIAEKREGDFLIRAHADRYETGEIRAYGRGLHLPVRAIGKAQISYRPAK; encoded by the coding sequence GTGAGGGGGCGAACGCAGGCATCGGAATCGGTACGCCGTTCGATCCGTCACTGGCCGCTTATCACGCTATCCCTGCTTTGCGCCGCCTGCCATCAGAAACCGGCCGATACGGCCCCACCGCGCGCCAGCGATCCCGTGCCCACGCCACGCGAACGATCGGTGATCGCCGTCCCGATCGACGCGGACGCCGCAGCCCTGCGCGCGGCGATCGACCAGGCGATCCCGCGCACGCTATGGACCATCAATCAACATTCGCCGCGCTGCATAGCGCCCCAGAAGGTTCGCATCTTCGGTGAGACGGTAAAGGTCACGCCACCCATCGGCTGCACCATCGTCGGCATCGTGACGCGCGGCGCGGTGACGTTGCGGGGCGAAGGCAAGGACATCATCGCAACCCTCCCGATCCATGCCCAGATTGCGGCGCGCGACGTGGGCGGCGTGTTGAAGGGCGAAACCGCCACGGGATCGGCCATGGTCCAGGCGCGCATCGCGATCGATGTCGCGTCCGACTGGCAACCCCATGGCACCGTGCGCCTGCATTATGATTGGACCGATCCGCCCGGCATCGATTTCCTGGGCCAGCGCATCCGCTTTACGGAAAAGGCGGATGAAAAGCTCCAGCCCATCGTCCGGCGGCTGGAACGCGACCTGCCGCGCGAGCTGGCCAAGATGAACCTGCGCGGCGAAGCGGAACGCCTGTGGCGGCAGGCTTTCGTCACGCTCAACGTGAACCAGCGCAATCCGCCTGTTTGGATGCGGATCACCCCGGCGAAAATCTTTTACAACGGCTATAGCATGCGCGGACAGACGCTGCGGCTGGACCTGGGCATGGAGGCGACGACCGAGACCTTCGTCGGCGATCGTCCGGCCGATCCGTCACCATCGCCCCTGCCCCCGCTCGATCGATCGCAGCCGGGTAGCCGCCTGTCCTTCTTCATCCCAGTCACGGCGCAATATCGCGAACTGCAACCGGTGATCCAGCGCGCCCTGACCAAGCGGTCCACGCGCCCCTTCGATCTGCCGGGCATCGGACCGGTCATGGTGCGATTTGATCGCGTCAGTTGCTACGGCGCCACCGGTGGCCGGGTCGCAGTGGGCATCAATGTCGTAGCGAAGCCGCCAGTGGGGGGCATAGGCGAAACGCATGGCCGCATCTGGCTGGCAGCGCGGCCGACGAACGCACCCAATTCTGCCACGGTCGCCTTCACCGATCCGGAGATCACCGGCAGTACGGATGGGATCGGCGGCGACATGCTGCTAGCGATCGGCCAAAGTCCGGGCTTTTCGGAACTGATAGCATCCGCCCTGACGCAGAATTTTGCCAAGGACATCGATAAGCTGAAAGGCAAGATCGGCAATGCCATCGCGGAAAAGCGCGAGGGCGACTTTCTGATTCGCGCCCATGCCGACCGCTATGAAACCGGGGAAATTCGCGCCTATGGTCGGGGACTGCATCTGCCCGTCCGCGCAATCGGCAAGGCGCAGATCAGCTATCGCCCGGCGAAATAA
- a CDS encoding bifunctional riboflavin kinase/FAD synthetase translates to MERLSSSAPVPAHLRGSVMALGNFDGFHGGHQAVVGRAVARARAEGRPAIIATFDPHPMRLFRPETPSFRLTSLDQRAALFARAGADAMLVFDFTASLAALDAAAYVRLLTDQLGVSAVVTGEDFTFGHGRSGTVASFAQLGLPAEAIAPVADGAGIISSSRIRAALQAGDCATATRLLTRPFAIQGTVQHGDKLGRTIGFPTANIDMGQYLRPAYGIYAVRGLLPDGRVLDGAANLGVRPSFDPPKELLEPHFFDFAESLYDQSIEVQLIQYLHPELKYDGLDALMAGIAKDCDDARQILAGTPYVA, encoded by the coding sequence GGAGCGGCTTAGCAGCAGCGCCCCGGTTCCTGCGCATCTGCGTGGGAGCGTCATGGCGCTCGGCAATTTCGATGGATTTCATGGCGGCCATCAGGCGGTGGTCGGCCGTGCCGTCGCACGTGCGCGGGCGGAAGGACGGCCCGCGATCATCGCCACTTTCGATCCGCATCCCATGCGGCTGTTCCGGCCCGAAACGCCCAGCTTTCGCCTGACCTCGCTGGACCAGCGAGCGGCTCTTTTCGCGCGGGCGGGGGCGGACGCGATGCTGGTGTTCGATTTTACCGCGTCGCTCGCCGCGCTGGATGCAGCGGCCTATGTCCGGCTGTTGACGGATCAGTTGGGTGTCAGCGCTGTCGTCACCGGTGAGGATTTCACCTTCGGTCATGGGCGCAGCGGCACGGTCGCCAGCTTCGCCCAACTCGGCCTGCCCGCCGAAGCGATCGCGCCGGTGGCGGACGGGGCGGGGATCATCTCGTCCAGCCGTATCCGCGCCGCATTGCAAGCTGGCGATTGCGCCACCGCGACGCGGCTGCTGACGCGGCCCTTCGCCATCCAGGGGACGGTGCAGCATGGCGACAAGCTGGGCCGGACGATCGGCTTTCCCACCGCCAATATCGATATGGGCCAGTATCTGCGGCCCGCTTATGGCATTTATGCGGTGCGCGGACTGTTGCCCGACGGGCGCGTGCTGGACGGCGCGGCGAACCTCGGCGTCCGCCCCAGCTTCGATCCGCCCAAGGAATTGCTGGAACCGCATTTCTTCGATTTCGCCGAAAGCCTCTATGATCAGTCGATCGAGGTGCAATTGATCCAATATCTCCATCCCGAACTGAAATATGACGGGCTGGACGCGCTGATGGCCGGGATCGCGAAGGACTGCGACGATGCGCGGCAAATCCTTGCGGGAACGCCTTACGTCGCTTAA
- a CDS encoding DUF423 domain-containing protein, with product MIALLACLSAALAIGAGAFGAHGVANPKAAEWLRTGGVYQLIHAVAAIAIMGVARGAAVLMLVGAAIFAISLYVMALGGPKWLGAVTPVGGTLMIAGWLWAAWTFGQR from the coding sequence ATGATCGCATTATTGGCCTGCCTGTCAGCCGCACTTGCCATCGGCGCGGGCGCGTTCGGGGCGCACGGCGTCGCCAATCCCAAGGCGGCGGAATGGCTGCGCACCGGCGGCGTCTATCAATTGATCCATGCCGTCGCGGCGATCGCGATCATGGGCGTCGCCCGCGGGGCGGCCGTGCTGATGCTGGTCGGCGCGGCGATCTTCGCCATCTCCCTCTATGTCATGGCGCTGGGCGGTCCCAAATGGCTGGGCGCGGTGACGCCGGTCGGTGGCACGCTGATGATCGCGGGCTGGCTGTGGGCGGCCTGGACCTTTGGGCAGCGTTAA
- a CDS encoding DUF3035 domain-containing protein: MRKLILAVGLVSTLSACGGGGGLMNRQRPDEFAVSRQAPLVIPPDFALVPPAPGTPAAASADSSKAAMDAMFGGPAARSAGEGATLNAAGRANAAAGIRSSVGDPGTEVVDKGATTRDIIAAPEGDGQDARAATPQP; the protein is encoded by the coding sequence ATGCGTAAACTGATCCTCGCCGTCGGCCTTGTGTCCACCCTGTCCGCCTGCGGCGGCGGCGGCGGGCTGATGAACCGCCAGCGTCCCGACGAATTCGCCGTTTCGCGTCAGGCGCCGCTGGTCATCCCGCCCGACTTCGCGCTGGTGCCCCCGGCGCCGGGCACGCCTGCTGCGGCTTCGGCCGATTCGAGCAAGGCGGCGATGGACGCGATGTTCGGCGGCCCTGCGGCGCGCAGCGCGGGCGAAGGCGCCACGCTGAACGCAGCCGGTCGTGCCAATGCGGCTGCGGGCATCCGCTCGTCGGTCGGCGATCCAGGCACCGAGGTCGTGGACAAGGGCGCGACGACTCGCGATATCATCGCTGCGCCGGAAGGCGACGGCCAGGACGCGCGCGCCGCGACGCCGCAGCCCTGA
- the ileS gene encoding isoleucine--tRNA ligase produces MTDAPDYKSTVFLPQTDFPMKAGLAQKEPAIAAQWEAMDLYGKLREKRAGRERFILHDGPPYANGDIHMGHAMNKVLKDIIVRSQSLLGKDAPYVPGWDCHGLPIEWKIEEEYRKKKLNKDEVPAAEFRAQCRAYADRWVGVQKEQFKRLGVMGDWADPYLTMKFDAEATIVGELLKFAESGQLYRGAKPVMWSPVEKTALAEAEVEYEDVTSTQIDVAFEIVEAPNAPELVGAFAVIWTTTPWTIPVNQAIAYGEEIEYFLVTDEQRRYLIAGLLFTAFATRFEAVNSDLKLWQVTDDSGEPIVFRGADLAGAIARHPMAKSLRHPGESRDPASFSGGVEGSGTPDQVRGDDKTQLGFFDRPRPFLPADHVTTDAGTGLVHMAPDHGEEDFIACKKLGIDPVFAVNDAGFYRDDWDWLPGQGSVINTKFNGVDGPICTDLRAAGALLSASDFRHSYPHSWRSKARIIYRCTPQWFIPMDKPQNGAFADVDGGVMPTPVASNCATLREIALDAIEQTRWVPERSTNRIRSMVEGRPDWVISRQRAWGVPIALYVHRKSGQYLVDPAVNARIIEAFKGAGADAWFGADHQALLGPDYDLNDYEVVNDILDVWFDSGSTHSFVIEARYGEGVRANLYVEGSDQHRGWFQSSLLEASGTRGRAPYDAVLTHGFALDGTGKKMSKSLGNVVDPLKIMGESGADILRVWVASTDYFDDVRIGKEVLAGSSDAYRKLRNTFRYMLGALSDYDDTTEAVSYAQMPELERYMLHRLATLDAELRGVVDLGAKSENWLEFSRYTRAIFDFANSDLSAFFFDIRKDCLYCDAKSDPKRRAYRTLLDTLFHALVRYVAPIIPFTAEEVWQSRFQNPAESVHFLEWPEIDHRWIDTDLDDKWTELRNQREQVNEAIEPLRREKIIRSSLDADVTMGELLPVGDVDFAEVAIVARVTMGEGDGIVVTPSEWHKCGRCWRKLPEVTEDGLLCDRCDEVLKA; encoded by the coding sequence ATGACCGACGCACCTGACTACAAGTCCACCGTTTTCCTGCCGCAAACCGACTTTCCGATGAAGGCGGGGCTGGCCCAGAAGGAACCGGCCATCGCGGCGCAGTGGGAGGCGATGGACCTCTATGGCAAGCTGCGCGAAAAGCGCGCCGGGCGCGAACGCTTCATCCTGCATGACGGCCCGCCCTACGCCAATGGTGACATCCATATGGGCCATGCGATGAACAAGGTGTTGAAGGACATCATCGTTCGATCGCAATCCTTGCTGGGCAAGGATGCGCCCTATGTGCCCGGATGGGATTGCCACGGCCTGCCGATCGAATGGAAGATCGAGGAAGAATATCGCAAGAAGAAGCTGAACAAGGACGAGGTGCCCGCCGCTGAGTTCCGCGCCCAGTGCCGCGCCTATGCCGACCGCTGGGTGGGCGTGCAGAAAGAGCAGTTCAAGCGGCTGGGCGTGATGGGCGATTGGGCCGATCCGTATCTGACGATGAAGTTCGACGCCGAAGCGACGATCGTCGGCGAATTGCTCAAGTTCGCCGAAAGCGGGCAGTTGTACCGCGGGGCCAAGCCGGTGATGTGGTCGCCGGTGGAAAAGACCGCGCTGGCTGAAGCCGAGGTCGAATATGAGGATGTGACGTCGACCCAGATCGACGTAGCGTTCGAGATCGTGGAAGCGCCGAACGCGCCGGAGCTGGTCGGCGCGTTTGCGGTGATCTGGACGACGACCCCCTGGACGATCCCGGTGAACCAGGCGATCGCTTATGGGGAGGAGATTGAGTATTTCTTGGTTACTGACGAGCAGCGGCGCTATTTGATCGCAGGGCTGTTGTTCACGGCTTTTGCCACTAGGTTCGAGGCCGTCAATTCAGACTTGAAATTATGGCAGGTGACGGATGATAGCGGAGAACCGATTGTATTTCGGGGCGCCGATCTCGCCGGAGCCATCGCGCGCCACCCGATGGCCAAATCCCTCCGTCATCCCGGCGAAAGCCGGGATCCCGCTTCTTTTTCCGGCGGTGTCGAAGGCAGCGGGACCCCGGATCAAGTCCGGGGTGACGATAAGACGCAATTGGGCTTCTTCGATCGCCCCCGGCCCTTCCTGCCGGCCGACCACGTCACCACCGACGCGGGCACCGGCCTCGTCCATATGGCCCCCGACCATGGCGAGGAGGATTTCATCGCCTGCAAGAAGCTGGGCATCGACCCGGTCTTCGCGGTCAACGACGCAGGCTTCTATCGCGACGATTGGGATTGGTTGCCTGGGCAGGGCAGCGTCATCAACACCAAGTTCAATGGCGTGGACGGCCCGATCTGCACCGATCTGCGCGCTGCCGGCGCGCTGCTGAGCGCCAGCGACTTCCGCCACAGCTATCCCCATAGCTGGCGGTCGAAGGCGCGGATCATCTATCGTTGCACCCCGCAATGGTTCATCCCGATGGATAAGCCCCAGAACGGTGCGTTTGCCGACGTGGACGGCGGCGTCATGCCTACGCCGGTCGCCTCCAACTGCGCGACGCTGCGCGAAATCGCGCTCGATGCGATCGAGCAGACCCGCTGGGTGCCCGAGCGATCGACCAATCGCATCCGGTCCATGGTGGAAGGCCGCCCCGACTGGGTCATCAGCCGCCAGCGCGCCTGGGGCGTGCCGATCGCCCTCTATGTCCATCGCAAGAGCGGCCAATATCTGGTCGATCCTGCGGTCAATGCCCGCATCATTGAGGCGTTCAAGGGCGCAGGCGCGGATGCCTGGTTCGGCGCGGATCATCAGGCGCTGCTCGGCCCGGATTACGACCTTAATGACTATGAGGTCGTAAACGACATTCTCGACGTGTGGTTCGACAGCGGTTCGACCCATAGTTTCGTGATCGAGGCGCGCTATGGCGAGGGCGTTCGCGCCAATCTCTATGTCGAAGGGTCCGACCAGCATCGCGGCTGGTTCCAGTCCTCCTTGCTGGAAGCAAGCGGCACGCGCGGTCGCGCGCCTTATGACGCCGTACTGACCCACGGCTTCGCGCTCGACGGTACGGGCAAGAAAATGTCCAAATCACTGGGCAATGTTGTCGATCCGCTCAAGATCATGGGCGAAAGCGGCGCGGATATCCTGCGCGTTTGGGTCGCCAGCACCGACTATTTCGATGACGTGCGGATCGGCAAGGAAGTGCTGGCCGGATCGTCCGATGCCTATCGCAAGCTGCGCAATACCTTCCGTTACATGTTGGGCGCGCTGTCCGACTATGACGACACGACGGAAGCGGTCAGCTATGCGCAGATGCCGGAACTGGAGCGCTATATGCTCCATCGGCTCGCGACACTGGACGCGGAACTGCGCGGCGTGGTGGACCTGGGCGCGAAGAGCGAAAATTGGCTGGAGTTCAGCCGCTATACCCGTGCGATCTTCGATTTCGCCAATAGCGACCTGTCGGCCTTCTTCTTCGATATCCGCAAGGATTGCCTCTATTGCGATGCCAAGAGCGATCCCAAGCGGCGCGCCTATCGGACACTGCTCGATACGCTGTTCCATGCGCTGGTGCGCTATGTCGCGCCGATCATCCCCTTTACCGCCGAAGAAGTGTGGCAGAGCCGTTTCCAAAATCCGGCGGAAAGCGTCCATTTCCTGGAATGGCCGGAGATCGACCATCGCTGGATCGACACGGATCTGGACGACAAGTGGACCGAGCTGCGCAACCAGCGCGAGCAGGTCAACGAAGCGATCGAACCGTTGCGGCGGGAAAAGATCATACGGTCCAGCCTGGACGCCGACGTCACCATGGGTGAATTGCTGCCGGTGGGCGATGTCGATTTCGCCGAAGTGGCGATTGTCGCGCGGGTAACCATGGGCGAGGGCGACGGAATCGTCGTGACGCCCAGCGAATGGCATAAATGTGGCCGCTGCTGGCGCAAGCTGCCGGAGGTGACGGAGGATGGGCTGTTGTGCGACCGCTGTGACGAGGTGCTGAAGGCATGA